The Xenopus tropicalis strain Nigerian chromosome 2, UCB_Xtro_10.0, whole genome shotgun sequence genome window below encodes:
- the ildr1 gene encoding immunoglobulin-like domain-containing receptor 1, producing the protein MFLRALLLCAGVLSGARALLVTVQDTQRYTMLFSTIILKCDYSTSAQIQDVAVTWKYKSFCKDPIFDYFSAAYQASLSLNQDPTNDCNDNQREVRIVIQKRGQNEPVLGVDYRQRKITIQNKADLVISEVMWWDHGVYFCTVEASGDTSGDPDKEVKLIVLHWLTVLFIVLGGLLLFLLIGICWCQCCPHCCCCYVRCPCCPTKCCCPEKAIARHRYMKQVESMAPWMMDKPYYAGADRNSQHSSYQLNPLLQRDLSMQGSLPLPAQPSFPPSNNKVLDFLETEIKNLNPAQPLTSAPHYSGAAHQPSMLSSLSEVGIREVERRVIQLPPLVEHIVSSHRSSNSSSQQRRNMGSWDPLDGDRDRRRNRQPGDSESSWRAQERPHSDRSSGHRRDPQSNRRPRRDVSPPRRYDDSYSDDSPDNDPRGRYNPRSERSRPTERRRSPERGDQGRRGSPDRYSRSQRHRRSYSPPHRHDSWSSEDEGHHNPGRRGRRSYEWPEDKPPSYKSLDICTGKAPTQRAGRQSDRASSRSGRSMVI; encoded by the exons ATGTTCCTGCGGGCACTGCTGCTCTGTGCCGGGGTACTGTCCG GGGCCCGGGCGCTGCTGGTGACGGTTCAGGACACACAGAGGTACACGATGCTCTTCTCCACCATTATCCTCAAGTGCGACTACAGCACCTCGGCGCAGATCCAGGACGTGGCCGTCACGTGGAAGTACAAGTCCTTCTGCAAGGACCCCATCTTTGATTACTTCTCCGCAG CCTATCAGGCGTCGCTGAGCCTCAATCAGGACCCCACTAACGACTGCAACGACAACCAGCGGGAGGTGCGCATCGTCATCCAGAAGCGGGGGCAGAACGAGCCGGTGCTGGGGGTGGATTACCGGCAGCGCAAAATCACCATTCAGAATA AGGCCGACCTGGTGATCAGCGAGGTCATGTGGTGGGACCACGGGGTCTATTTCTGCACAGTTGAAGCTTCGGGGGACACATCGGGGGACCCCGATAAAGAGGTCAAACTGATTGTGCTGC ATTGGCTGACGGTTCTCTTCATCGTCCTGGGTGGCTTGCTCCTCTTCCTCCTGATTGGCATTTGCTGGTGCCAGTGCTGCCcacactgctgctgctgctacgtCCGGTGCCCGTGCTGCCCAACCAAATGCTGCTGCCCAGAAAAAG CTATCGCCCGGCACAGATACATGAAGCAAGTAGAAAGCATGGCCCCTTGGATGATGGATAAGCCATACTATGCGGGAGCCGATCgaaactcccagcattcttcttACCAACTAAATCCTTTACTGCAGCGAG ACCTCTCCATGCAGGGCAGCCTCCCACTCCCCGCGCAGCCGAGCTTCCCGCCTTCCAACAACAAAGTCCTGGATTTCCTGGAGACGGAGATAAAGAATCTGAACCCGGCGCAGCCCCTGACGTCCGCTCCTCACTACAGCGGCGCCGCCCACCAGCCCAGCATGTTGTCGTCCCTCAGCGAGGTCGGGATACGGGAGGTGGAGCGCCGAGTCATACAGCTTCCCCCATTGGTGGAACATATTGTCAGCTCCCACCGCAGCAGCAACTCCTCCTCCCAGCAGCGCAGAAACATGGGCTCCTGGGACCCCCTGGATGGAGACAGAGACAGGAGGAGGAACAGACAGCCGGGCGATTCCGAGAGCAGCTGGAGAGCGCAGGAGAGACCGCACAGCGACAGATCCTCTGGACACCGGAGAGATCCACAAAGCAACCGGCGCCCAAGAAGAGACGTCTCTCCGCCCCGTCGCTATGACGATAGTTACAGCGATGATTCGCCCGACAACGATCCCCGAGGTCGATATAACCCACGTTCTGAGCGGTCGAGACCTACAGAGAGGAGAAGGTCTCCAGAAAGAGGAGATCAAGGGAGAAGGGGAAGCCCCGACAGATACTCGAGGTCCCAAAGGCACAGGAGGAGTTACTCCCCGCCCCACCGGCACGATTCCTGGAGTTCGGAGGATGAAGGGCACCATAACCCGGGCAGGAGGGGGAGGCGCTCGTACGAGTGGCCCGAGGATAAACCCCCCAGCTACAAGTCTCTCGATATCTGTACGGGAAAAGCTCCGACCCAACGGGCTGGGAGACAGTCT